A stretch of Canis lupus familiaris isolate Mischka breed German Shepherd chromosome 11, alternate assembly UU_Cfam_GSD_1.0, whole genome shotgun sequence DNA encodes these proteins:
- the DMRTA1 gene encoding LOW QUALITY PROTEIN: doublesex- and mab-3-related transcription factor A1 (The sequence of the model RefSeq protein was modified relative to this genomic sequence to represent the inferred CDS: inserted 2 bases in 1 codon), producing MEPSPCGRGDRGGSGRAHLAPGLLAAAPAPAPAPPSPSPAVPLPPAIPLPPTFLRPPSLFLRAAAAATAGGGCAAAPGLERAVGAAGCGYPRTPKCARCRNHGVVSALKGHKRFCRWRDCACAKCTLIAERQRVMAAQVALRRQQAQEESEARGLQRLLCPDPAXPGRAAGGGGRAEEAGAPSGPAAGAGAGAGTGTGTPLGLGASRQAGLAAAALQVGRPDDTEPKQELKESKCDSCQNGQQEPVSKSHQRSLGSSPKSNGVIGKQNIRPSISESSNKEDIIQPLHPGELSGGEESPRSLSSSDLESGNESEWAKDFTATRASLSTLSSRPRDPLDILTRIFPSYRRSRLEGILRFCKGDVVQAIEQVLNGREHQPDTRDLANSGELENTAFQRASNFSLGGIGFGTLGNKSAFSPLQTASASYGGDSGVYSLNPRLGINPLRLAYSSPGRGLSGFMSPYLTPGLVPALPFRPALDYAFSGMIRESSYLPSKDSVTGGRLYSRPNQDNL from the exons ATGGAGCCGTCGCCGTGTGGCCGCGGGGACCGCGGCGGCAGCGGCCGAGCCCACTTGGCCCCGGGGCTGCTGGcggccgcgcccgcgcccgcgcccgcgcccccgtcTCCGTCTCCGGCGGTGCCGCTCCCCCCGGCCATCCCGCTGCCCCCGACGTTCCTGCGGCCCCCCAGCCTGTTCCTGCGGGCAGCCGCGGCCGCCACGGCGGGCGGGGGCTgcgcggcggccccggggctgGAGAGGGCCGTGGGCGCGGCGGGCTGCGGCTACCCGCGGACGCCCAAGTGCGCGCGCTGCCGCAACCACGGCGTCGTGTCGGCGCTCAAGGGCCACAAGCGCTTCTGCCGCTGGCGGGACTGCGCGTGTGCCAAGTGCACCCTGATAGCCGAGCGCCAGCGCGTCATGGCCGCACAGGTGGCGCTGCGCCGGCAGCAGGCGCAGGAGGAGAGCGAGGCCCGGGGGCTGCAGCGGCTGCTGTGCCCGGACCCTGC GCCGGGTCGGGCGGCCGGAGGCGGCGGCAGAGCCGAGGAGGCCGGGGCCCCGAGCGGCcctgcggcgggggcgggggcgggggcgggcacgGGGACGGGGACGCCGCTGGGACTCGGTGCCTCGAGGCAGGCGGGTCTGGCGGCCGCTGCTCTCCAGGTGGGCCGGCCGGATGACACGGAGCCCAAACAAG aactAAAAGAGAGTAAATGTGACTCATGCCAGAATGGACAACAAGAGCCAGTCTCTAAATCCCATCAGCGTTCTCTGGGATCATCTCCTAAGTCTAATGGGGTCAttggaaaacaaaacatcagGCCATCTATTTCAGAAAGCTCAAACAAGGAAGATATTATTCAGCCTCTTCACCCCGGGGAGCTATCAGGAGGGGAAGAGAGTCCCAGGTCCCTGTCATCATCTGATCTGGAATCAGGAAATGAAAGTGAGTGGGCCAAAGACTTCACTGCTACCAGAGCCAGCCTTTCCACGCTGTCCTCAAGACCAAGAGACCCTCTTGATATCCTAACCAGGATTTTCCCAAGTTATAGGCGTAGCCGGCTAGAAGGCATTTTACGCTTCTGCAAAGGAGATGTGGTTCAAGCCATTGAACAGGTCCTAAATGGGAGAGAACATCAACCAGACACCAGGGACTTAGCAAACTCAGGAGAATTGGAAAATACAGCTTTTCAGAGAGCTTCAAACTTTAGTTTAGGTGGAATTGGTTTCGGAACTCTGGGGAATAAATCagctttctctcctcttcaaaCTGCTTCTGCTTCTTATGGAGGTGATTCAGGTGTCTACAGCTTAAATCCTAGACTAGGTATCAATCCATTACGCCTGGCATATTCCTctccaggaagagggctctctgGTTTTATGTCTCCTTACCTAACTCCGGGGTTGGTACCAGCATTGCCTTTTCGGCCTGCTTTGGATTATGCCTTTTCAGGAATGATTAGGGAGTCTTCCTACCTTCCCAGCAAAGACTCAGTAACTGGTGGCAGATTGTATTCCAGGCCAAATCAGGACAATCTGTAA